One window of Nicotiana tomentosiformis chromosome 11, ASM39032v3, whole genome shotgun sequence genomic DNA carries:
- the LOC138901698 gene encoding uncharacterized protein: protein MYHDIRGIYWWDGMKKDIVEFVVQCPNYQQVKIEHQKPGGLLQAIVDEWVFLKVSPMKGVMRFGKKGKLSPQYIGPYKIIRRVGQVIEKLSYEEAPIAILDRQVHRLRTKDISSVKVLWRNNNVEDMTWKAEEDMKSRYPHLFPLSEEDRTETSLPLGTYMVLDSYVSYCHWSCEAIGIVDDCGLVWLWVVGFSV, encoded by the exons atgtatcatgatataaggggaatatactggtgggacggaatgaagaaggatatagttgaatttgttgTTCAGTGCCCTAAttatcagcaggttaagattgagcatcagaaacccggtggattattgcaggctata gtagatgaatgggtattcctaaaggtatcaccaatgaaaggcgttatgagattcggtaagaaaggaaagcttagccctcagtacattggaccttataagatcatacgcagagtAGGGCAG gtcataGAGaaactatcatatgaggaagctcccattgctatactagatagacaggttcatagattgagaactaaagacatatcttcggttaaagtactttggaggaacaataatgtggaggataTGACTTGGaaagctgaagaagacatgaagtctaggtatcctcacttattTCCGCTTTCGGAGGAGGATCGGACTGAGACATCACtgcctttaggtacgtatatggtgcttgattcttatgttagttattgccattggtcgtgtgaggccattggtattgttgatgattgtggcctTGTGTGGCTTTGGGTTGTTGGGTTTTCTGTCTga